From a region of the Toxotes jaculatrix isolate fToxJac2 chromosome 7, fToxJac2.pri, whole genome shotgun sequence genome:
- the pmpca gene encoding mitochondrial-processing peptidase subunit alpha, producing the protein MATHMSRCRTWSRVQRFGIAAYRKYSSGSRYPNISLSTPLTGIPKPVFASVDGQEKYETKITTLENGLKVASQNKFGQFCTVGILVNSGSRYEAKYPSGIAHFLEKLAFSSTAQYGSKDEILLTLEKHGGICDCQTSRDTTMYAVSAEVKGLDTVVSLLSDAVLQPRLLDEEIEMTRMVVRFELEDLSMRPDPEPLLTEMIHAAAYRGNTVGLPRFCPAENVNKIDKKVLHSYLRNYYRPERMVLAGVGIEHEQLVECARKYLLDVKPVWETGTVANVDLSVAQYTGGIVKMEKDMSDVSLGPTPIPELTHIMIGLESCSFLEDDFIPFAVLNMMMGGGGSFSAGGPGKGMFTRLYLNVLNRHHWMYNATSYHHSYEDSGLLCIHASADPRQVREMVEIITREFIQMAGSAGEMELERAKTQLKSMLMMNLESRPVIFEDVGRQVLSTGKRKLPHELCDLISNVTASDIKRVTTKMLRSKPAVAALGDLTELPSYENIQAALSSKDGRLPRMYRLFR; encoded by the exons ATGGCGACTCACATGTCGAGGTGTAGAACCTGGAGTCGTGTTCAAAG GTTTGGGATCGCAGCCTACAGAAAGtacagcagtggcagcaggtaCCCAAATATCTCCCTCTCTACACCACTGACTGGGATCCCAAAGCCAGTGTTTGCATCTGTGGATGGTCAGGAAAAATATGAGACAAAGATCACAACTCTAGAAAATGGCCTCAAAGTTGCTTCCCAAAACAAGTTTGGGCAATTCTGCACAGTTGGAA tTTTAGTAAACTCTGGATCCAGATATGAAGCAAAATACCCTAGTGGAATAGCACATTTCTTAGAGAAACTTGCCTTTTCT tCCACAGCTCAGTATGGGAGTAAAGATGAAATTCTGCTAACGCTGGAAAAGCATGGAGGGATATGCGACTGCCAAACATCAAG AGATACCACCATGTATGCAGTGTCTGCTGAAGTGAAGGGGCTGGACACAGTGGTTAGTCTTCTGTCCGATGCTGTTCTACAGCCTCGCCTTTTGG aTGAAGAGATCGAGATGACCAGAATGGTGGTACGCTTTGAGTTAGAAGACCTAAGCATGAGGCCTGATCCTGAACCCTTACTCACTGAGATGATCCACGCT GCTGCATATCGAGGCAACACGGTCGGACTGCCTCGCTTCTGTCCTGCAGAAAATGTGAACAAGATCGACAAGAAAGTGCTTCACAGCTACCTTCGTAACTACTACCGTCCCGAGCGGATGGTGCTGGCAGGAGTGGGCATCGAACACGAGCAGCTGGTTGAATGTGCCCGGAAATACCTACTGGATGTGAAGCCAGTGTGGGAAACAGGCACTGTGGCCAACGTGGACCTGTCTGTAGCTCAGTACACAGGTGGCATCGTCAAG ATGGAGAAGGATATGTCAGATGTGAGCCTTGGCCCTACCCCGATCCCAGAGCTCACCCACATCATGATCGGCCTGGAGAGCTGCTCCTTCCTG GAGGACGACTTCATCCCATTCGCAGTGCTCAACATGATGATGGGTGGAGGAGGCTCCTTTTCTGCAGGAGGACCCGGGAAAGGCATGTTCACCCGCCTTTACCTGAACGTTCTCAACAG GCATCATTGGATGTACAACGCCACCTCCTACCATCATAGCTATGAGGACAGTGGACTGCTGTGTATCCATGCTAGCGCAGACCCCAGACAG GTGCGGGAAATGGTGGAAATCATAACCAGAGAGTTCATTCAAATGGCTGGAAGTGCAGGAGAG ATGGAACTAGAGAGGGCCAAGACTCAGCTTAAGTCCATGTTGATGATGAACCTCGAGTCACGGCCGGTCATTTTTGAAGATGTTGGCCGCCAGGTTCTCTCCACAGGAAAGAGAAAGCTGCCACATGAACTGTGTGATCTAATAA GTAATGTGACAGCCAGTGATATTAAAAGAGTGACCACCAAGATGCTACGCAGTAAACCCGCCGTAGCAGCTCTGGGAGACCTGACGGAGCTGCCCTCGTACGAAAACATCCAGGCCGCCCTGTCCAGCAAGGACGGACGTCTGCCCCGCATGTATCGTCTCTTCCGATAA